From Maniola jurtina chromosome 7, ilManJurt1.1, whole genome shotgun sequence:
ttatacagttttattactcTCCTGTAAAGAGACTTTTTGACTTACACACAGTTAGAACTTCACTGATGATATGTCCCACTCCCTGGCCCTTTTTGCACATTTTTACtaataatgattaaaaatttaaaaaaaaaaactaggcatCTCTGAAATCTGGCAAATAGGGTTTGTGAGAGGAGGAACTAATACTCTCCCCATTTCCCATAAATTTTCAGTGGAGGTAACACAATTCAAAACTTTTACAACTTTTCCATAGAGCTATAGAGAATTTTTCACTGTTTTTACTAATATGTAAACAGATTGcataaaatttattcattatACATATGTGATatataacaaaagttatttttcagGTGTTGATACAACAACAGCAAGCCAAAATCAATGAACTAGTGAGCAAAGCGCAAGTGGAGACCATACAGATAATGGCGGAGGAAAACAACATAAGTCTCTCAGAACTTGATAGCATATTGCAGCCGATCATTGACACTTGTACTAAGGATAGCATTTCAacaggtttaattttttttaaatatgtatatctgAAAATTAACTTGATTGTTGTGAGTAGTATTCCTAGTTATTGTTTATTATGAAATGTATAGAATAACTGCCTGTTAGATGAAATAATTTTTGGCCGATTGTTAAaatctattaaataaaattgcaatACTTAATTTGTGATTAATGACTTATGATAGGGATCACTACATCAAAGACCTTAATTTTACTATCCCTCTAATAAGTAGTATAGTAAAATTAAGATGTCTTTCATAGTAGtagcaaaaaatataattctGATAACTATTATTGTTTGAATGTATTATGAACTTAATAATACTATGTACCGATTGTTCCAGGAAAGGGTTGGATATTGCAACATGCAACATCGCATGATGCAGGCAAAGTGATATCACAGCATCTTCTGAGAAAAGTCACTCAGCCAGGTGCTCCCTTCACACAGAAGCTTCACATCATTTACCTCATCAATGATGTTCTACACCACTGGTTAGTATACACCTTACTATTGGTAGTTTAAGCTTCAGGGGTTACATCTCTAAAACAAACTGAACACGGGTGTCTGGCACAATGTGTTAATACTTTCTTGTAGCTTTTTATTTACCTTCATTTATTTGTGTTAATTTGATCTATTATTgcaatgattttaaaatttcctCATAgattatacaataaaactattcaattccttatattattaactagtcACACAAAACTACTTTTCTCCATTGACAGTTTAAGTCTTCCATGTCAAATCGACCCAGTATCCACCAAAACGGAGATAGACATGGTATGGTTAAGCAGACCATATCAGATTATTTGTTATTGATTGATgaagtgataattttttttatattatcatcAATCAATGAATAATCTAATTGGTTTGTTGAACACGTCTCTGCTTTGCTTCGCTTAAGTGATACTGGGCCTTAAGCTTTGTACGAAATCAtgataattgtttatttatatatataagaaacaacaggctttgattttaaataatgaatatattaagTTGAATATAATGATTCAAGTGCTtatcaaaattaatattaattgtgaattaaaaattaagcTATGAGGGATTTCTTGGGATTATTTTAGATGTGGGAGACAAAACTGTTGCACAGACAAAAGTAGCAGTTGATGCCGCGCGTCTTTACAGTTTCCTTATATTCCTTCTACtgtgcttaattttttttgtaataatgaatataaaatgtaaatttttttttcataaaaataattgtaaactcagaaagtttttatatatttcatgaCCGTTGCATTCACTCCCGAAATTCGGTGTCTATGATACGATTATTCCTAATTACAGTGCACGCAAAAACGCTGAAGATCTCaagaaaaatttggaaaatgtGGTGGTTCCAATGTTTTGCAATGCCAGTATAGGtaacatatttataataatgtcCTCAAAGAATTTAGGTCTCTTGTCTGATTGTGCATACTCATCAACACTTACTAGATGTAGACACATCATCAACTGTGGTTCACCGCACAGGTAACTTGCTTGATTCAGCTCGGCTGCTGCGGCAACGTCGTAATCCTTCCGCTGTTTCAGCCGTCACCGAGGAGCAGGAGGCTAAACTGAACAAGCTGCTGCGGCTCTGGGAATCTAAGTCCAACTACTTCGACGCGGccgtcattaaaaaaatgaagaGCCCCACGAGCTCCTATCAAGAGTACCAAAACAACCTGATCGCCCAGCACTCTAATGCCATTGCACATTTGACGCAGCAAACTAAATCCACATTCGAAAAGTATGTATTTTTCATttagcacaattttttttaacatatcaATTATATTTCTCTAGTGCTTTTTATATCATTCCAGAATTTAGGGAGCTAATTATTCTAAAATACCAGCAGGTAAATGATGAGCAAACTGTTTGGCAGTTTCTTTTACATTAACTGAATTTTCAGCTACCAAACCCAGCATCAAGCCTTTGTCGCGCACACAATGCAGCAAATACAACAGATGGAAATGCAGAAACACGCGCTCGAACTCAACAATCAGGAACAAAACAAAGAAAGCCAACAACAGAACAATGTCCAGCCGCAGTTTCCAAACAACAATTTCAACGATCAGAGCTACCAACAACACACACATTCAGGGTATGACCAGAACTTCAATTCTGGTCACCAACAATACGGCAGCGAGAGTGGAGACAACTATCCTTCCAATAATAGCATAAGCGGGAATGAAAATAGCTATGACAGCCAAACATTCGACCAGATCACAAGTCAAAAGACGCAAGAGAGCACAGAAGAACCTGATCTATCAAACCTCCCAAACGTAAACTTCTCACAACCTCCCCCCGGCTTTGAACCTCAAGAGCCTCCCCTGTTAGCATTCCAAAACGGTCTTCCAGATCTGAGCAAACCCCCACCTGGATTCCTTCCATTCCCCGAGATTAATATTGAAGACTTAATGCCATCTGTACCTTATTTCGAATTGCCAGCAGGGTTAATGGTACCACTCATTATGGTAAGTCATGTTTTTACCATAGGATGATTCCATTAGGAgtgttttttaatgtaaatacaagataatattctgatttggcttaaatagtattattatggCTTAAATAGTATTGGTTGCAGACAACCATGCTAATGAATATTAAACTGCGAGAATTGGTCtggccgattttgataagaAATATCAAATCTAGGAGAACTTACTAAGAAAAATTgtgttaatatttttatcttttaactTGTGAGATAATGAAGATCAAAGTGTGTTTGACTGCTCCAAGATTTTGTTAAAATCACAACTGGGTTTGACATCACTAGACCTAGTGCTATTGTCTTCTTGCTCTTATACTCTTATATGCCtcaaaatgtataaataattcaaaagccAAATTAATCCTTACAAACtgcagcccggctagcatgggcagtagataaaaattatatccactgatttctatgacatcagtggatataatcgggggatataatttttatctactgcccatgctagccgggcagggcTCCCTTTAATTCACTAAAAGCTCAAGTTAAAGTCTAAGGTTAAGTGCTTGTAAATGTTTCTTTCTATGTAGAGAAAGAATTACCTTACCTTTTGTTTCTAGTTGGAAGACGACAGATACAAACCATTAGACCCTGCGAAGATTCGGTTACCGCCTCCCGCAGCGCCCAACGAGAGACTGCTCGCGGCTGTGGACGCTTTCTACGCCTCGCCCAACCACGAAAGACCCAGGGACAAGTAAGTATGCACAGGATTTGGCAGAGCGCTGTTCTGCAAGACATTTTTCagcgtcatcatgatcaaaccagaaatgaggagatcgcTAAAAGAACTAGAAAAAACTGACATAATTTAAccgcacatagttcgaaaaacctagACCTTGAGGATCCTAATTTACTAGAATGTCAACCTCGCACCGTAAGGCGCAGCGTTGGAtttgatattatacatataaatctGAAAGTTCCACAACCACAACACATGACGTTCTTTCCAGACGCCCTTACAGATtagtttgttaaagtttaagggtatctggcagggggttgccacaatACTAAGTACTTTGACGAACACCTTTGTTAACACAACCAAACACCATTATCTCCCAAAGTCACTATGATCCAAACCTCaaagtcgctgatcgttcctccctgtttTGGGGGCATTATGTATACAAACTTtcaggttttataaaataacgaaggtctggcactcgcgAGCTCTTAGCCCATTTGCATATTTAGCCATTCTTTAATTGACTGTGTACAGATTTGTCATCCTGAGGGTTGTTGCTATCACGAATTCCTATGGTgacctaatttatttttatatatttttaaagttatatcTATAGAAAAATAAGAAATGTCCTTATTGACGGATACGGATTGGCACTTCAATTTGATGCGCGCCCGACATATTGCTAACTTTATATTTCATATTCTGTTTAACTTTCACAGCGAGGGTTGGGAGAAATTAGGTTTATATGAATACTACAAAGCGAAAAACGCAGCTCGAAAGAACAAAGAAGAAGCCATCGCCCAAGGCTTGAGACAGAGGTCCAAGTCGCCGAGCCCTATTCCTAAAGACTTACAAAAACAACCCACCCCACCCGGCAGAAGATACAGGTAcaaaatattcatcatcatcatcatgacccatcaccggcccactactgagaaccggtctcctctcagaattcaTGAGGAGggttttacttaaaaatattaccaataaactggcccaccagtttggcgagcgataatattatagatcctttgttaaattattttgattaaataaattaaaaaaaaaaacctattactGATTCCTATTAGTGATTTCCTATTACTGATTTTAaacacgtttttattttattttagtaataacGCTAGGTGTTTTTACTACATTATCGTTCCTCTTTAGGTCATTAAGTAAATCGCCAGAAAAGATGTCGCCGAAAAAGTCAAAATCGCGATCGCCTTCACCGAGAAGAAAAAACACGTGGAGGCGAGACAGAGATAGAGAGAGTAAGTCTAaagttaagttatatttttatttctcatttcATAATGTAACCTTGTGGCCTTTGAAAGTAGTTTGGATAGATGGGGGAGCCgacacaaaaatcaaaaaatttaaaatttcaagctctaaatttacttaaaaataggaaaaaatttcacataattgaatacatgtttcaaataaaccaatttttcgtATTGCCATTTAATGTATCATATTTGCAAAGACTATTTTGTGCATTGCGTGGCTACTTATTGCAATTTGGAgtgatgtttattatttttttaatattagatcaaataaatggattgttaccaaaactatATAAATAGATTCGTTAAAGAACATAGTTTTTGAATGAAGTTATTctttattcaatacaaaaaatcGTGTTAAACTAGCCATATAATTTGTGAAAATTGGCAACAGTTCTTTTTTTACCCATTGTGTTACCCACCCTGTATGTTAATCCAGGCTATAAtttatctctattccaaatttgggccaaatgcgtccagtagtttttgcgtgaaagagtaataaacatacacacatacacacaatatAGGACAGATTTGATCTCGAAAAAATATACCCAGTAACTGAGTAAGAAACTGATTTATAACTCTTAACGTTTACAAAAGCCTATTGTAATGCAAAGTAGTTTCAGTCAGGCTTTAAAACaactttgttatattttaatttgagaACCACTTGaccgttttaaaatattgttcatGATGAGATGTCAAGTTTGTGTGCCTTTGTTCTGAGCTAGTTCTTATTTTCCACTGGTTTTATGGTGTAGGGACTTCAGATTTTTATTCTATAGGTATAATGTGAAGAGGTTGAAATACTTTGTTACAAGATTTTTGTCACAGGAAgattatttaattgtattttaatattatgttaggcACTAACATATAAATAAGATTCTAAAACCTACTATATTGGTGGAGGAatcatatataaataaattatgtaaatgtaataataatgataGTAGAGTAATTTTTGAGAAAAATGTTCGCTAAAACTTAGTAAAAAAGTAGCCACAACCATCTCTGGATTACAAAGTATTTCTAAATTTGTTTGTTCTTTTACATTagtagtatggatatggaatggatagtatggattaatattcCTTCAACAGGTCGCAGAAGATCTCGGTCGCGCTCGCGGTCTCGCTCGCGCAGTCGGTCGCGGGAGCGCGCGGAGCGGCACGCGGCGCGCGACGCGTCGCCGCCGCGCTCGAGGCGCGTCGAACGATCGAGGTCCCCCACTCCTCCCAGTTTTCTGTGAGTACCATTCATCAACTCCCGGATATAAGGACATAGCTCCGAGGCGATGGCGATGAACGGGTATATTTTGCGACGAGGGAAAACGATACTCAGTGGCGTTCCAACGGCAGCCAGTCGGTCAAAGGAAACCTTATCAAACAACACCTAGGTCCATTAAGGTAAACTCTTGAGGAATTCTCGTGGTACCATGTCAAGACAATAGCCAAAGAAGAAACTGCTGCAGTCTTAAGTTCTATGGGGGAATAATAGAACTCGACCAGTTAATTAAGTTAATTGTAAGTTATATCAAAAAATTCTTGTTTAGAATGGCTAATGCAGTAGGATAACATAGATTGCTGGTGCTTAACCTATGCACCACCTTTATTGATTTTTAAGGGTCCGTACCTccaaaggaaaaatggaacccttataggatcactttgttgtctgtctgtctgtcatgaaaacctatatggtacttcccgttgacctagaatcatgaaatttggtaggttgGTGGGTTCtagcacaaataaagaaaaaaaatccaaaaactgaatttgtggatatatcatacaaaaaaaaaacgaaaaaatcaattcactaaatcacacaTAGAtagcgcagaccgttattaacttgcagagctCTATATAAagatgttaggtatatcttgcatgatggtacggaaaccgtcgtgtgcgagtccgacttgcacttgaccagtttttgttGACTGTTCAACAGAGGTGGCGTATACGCCGGCCCCTCGCAACAGACGCTCGACTCCAGCAACAAGGGGCACCAGCTGCTGCAGAAGATGGGCTGGAGCGCGGGCGGGCTGGGCGCCGCGGGGCAGGGCATCGCCGAGCCCATCAGCGGCGGCGCCGTGCGCGACAAGCAGGACCAATACAAAGGTGAGCGCTCCCTTTGCGACACACGCACCACTCTGCCAACGAGGGGAGATGGCTTggctttatattatgtatagcaTACATTTGCATAATATGGATCTCTAcatttgtagggttccgtacctcaaaaggaaaaccttataggatcacttggttgttgttgttgtttgtctgtccgtctgtcatgtctgtcaataaaacttaaagggtactttccgttgacctaaaatcctgaaatttggcaggtgggtaggtcttatagtacaagtaaagccttcaggttagcccgctcccatcttaagaatacatcatcacttactactaggtgaaattgcagtcaagggcttgtaagaacttgtaaaaaaaaGGATAATAGTAGTACAAATAGAATgaattagattttattaatatttttttatttggttcAGGAGTTGGAGTGAATTTGAATGACCCCTACGAAAACTTCAGAAAGAACAAAGGTGCAGCATTTATTACAAGAATGAAGGAAAGGGCACTGGAGCGGTCAACGTGATCACCGTAGTCTTACGCTTAGGATGTAAATGTGTACATGCAATTGTGTGAATGAAATATGGTTTATTTTATCTAAATCATCTTAATAAAGATATAtgaattttacttaattttattaaatacaaagACTTCTACATTTTGAattgtcatatttattttaacaaaatacttGAATAGAATCATACTTAGTTTTAAAGCTCAAAATCATCCTCATAGTTGTCTTTGAATTCTGCCAGCTTATCTAAACTTTCTTTGTAATCGGCTTCCTCAAGGCCCTGCTCTTTGAATTTATGTAGTTTTGCAAATTTAATCCTACTAACATCTCTGTGCAGTTTCTCAATCATGTCAGCCATAAAATTACCATTGTGGTAGCCCGCTATTACTGGACAGCTTTCTACTTTTTGTGGCTGATTTTCAGTTTTGACAAACCCATATTCATTAAGGTTATCAGAGAAAATATTTGGAAATGGTGTTTTCAGTTCTAACGGTTTCTCGCATACTGTAACATTTGTAGCGGataaaaagttattagcttGGAAATACAATTCAAACATTTCTTTTACATTACTGCACCTGTATGCCGCAAGATTCATTTGTTCTTTGGCTTCTTTCAAGGGTGCCTTTAAGTAGGATTCTGGAATTCCTCTCACAGTAATTAGCTGGAATATTTTATCTGTGGCAATCTTACAGCTGGGTGTAATAGAAGTGTAGAGAGGTTTTGTGGTAGTATTTAAATGATCGATTAGATATTCAGATTCATTTATAGCAAATGGCATCCCAAGCGATGCTGCAGCCATCTTTCTACCATACCCAGTCATATCTGCACATACATCAGACATTGTATGAAAATTACTTTTATGTCTATATTTTTGACTCAATGTGTCTATAGCAGATGCGAGTATTGAAGAGGAATGATAATATTGTTCTGGCTTATAGTTAATGTAGTCAAATACTCTAGGGTTGCCCGGCTTCCTCCATCCTTTCTCACCAGTACATAAAGGCACAAACATGGTGGCATGTTGTGACAACTCTTCAATAGATAGTGCCATATTAACTAATCTTATTGAGTCTCTTAAAGTTGATTTTTCTCTTTCATCTTCAgttgacatattattatctgcAAAATGGGATGCTACTATAGGATATGCAAGAATACTTTTGGTGTACTCATCAGTCAAGTATTCTATACATCCCAGGGCAAGGCCAGAGAAACCATCGGTGCAATCGAAGTTTATATGGAACCCCTGTATACTGTCACATTCCTCCACATATTTTCTGATTTTATCAGAAAATGTTTCTCCAAAATCAGATTTCCATAGTGACCTGCCAGAACAGCTGtagtcaaagctttcctgaaacAACATCAACAGAAAACTATATCAAAAATTAACTTATAAAGAAAATTTGAGCAAACAGCTTTGAGAAAGGACTATTGTGACATGACAAAATAATCTTTAATAACTTAACAAAAAACATAGTATTAACAAGCTAATAGTGTTAGGCCCTGTAAGAAGTTAttaattaaaagttattaatagacatttgaatatattatacatttgcttataaaataatataaaacaaatctTACATTTTCATCTCCATGCTGATATTCTTTTATAACATTAACTGTACGGGAATGAAATCTAGGATATAGGTAGTCAGTCCATGTTTTTACATCTTGTTCTAAATTATATTGTTTCTCTTTTATATTGGAAGAAATGTCATCATTAATGTCCTTCAAGAATTCGTTTTTACTGGCAGCTGGTTCCTCAATCTTCTCTACAGTATTCCACGGAAGATCCTCTTCTACTTGAGATTCTTCTAAACCTCCCGAGGATGGCAATGTGTTCAAAGAGCCTTTCAAATCCGCCAAAAGCAAGCGAGGGGTATAGGTTACCTCTCCGGTCGAGGTCTGACCTTCCCGATATAAAATATCATGATTGCATTCCGCTTTTACTGTACCAGTGTAGTCGAAACTTAATTCCTGTATATTCCAGAAATGTGCTCCTACATAGTTGGAATAATGACCGAACTGTAACGTTAGTATTTCGCGGGTGGACATGATATTGTATGGCTGAAGTTCGAATGCATGTATGGAATGATGTGGAATTCAAGTACCTATCACGTAAAATTActagataattatttatatacacAAGTTAAAATTATTGAATGAATCAAGaaataacaacaaaacaaaaaacaaagacCAGTTGCGAAAGGCACAGACAAGGAATTGGCGAAAGAAGGGCTGTGGCACAGActacactcttttttttttctttaaatctggctttactctgattagccaatgtcaagtttgtgatactttcaagttattgaatctatacaagcacggactccgtctgcgccggcgcccgccgacacacgcgcggcgcccctttagagcgcctcccagtcagttccaccaccaaaaaacaccaaccaacacaaaaaccagccaccctcaacaaaaaaaaaaactccaaacaagcacagcacgcgcgccagcaaacgccatcgcagacgaagtccaagacTACACTCTACAGAGCATAAATGTTCCGTGTTACAATCTGTGGACTTCTCTTTTTGGCGAGGACAAAGAGGCGCgtattttaaattagaaaaattcATTTGTTTTccaattaggtatattaaaaaatcGTGTTGGCTAGCTAATgtagaaggaaaacatcgtgaggaaacctgtatccCTGAAAGCTGTATATGTTctggtgcgtgaagtctgccagcgtgatggactatgggcCTAAACCATTCTGATTCTGGGAGCAGACCCGTTCTCCGTATTAGGTAGCGATGAAGATGTTATAGAAAACTGCCGGCTAATAGCGACCGCATCAGTGACACTGACGGAAAAATACCGTACGAATATTATCATTGAGTGGAGAGAATAGGTAGCACGACATTTTTATGGTGTCCAAACGTGTGGATCGGACAAGTGTGTATGCTTGCCAACGCTTTGGAGAGTTCCGATTGGCAGGCAAGCCATCTATGGTGTTTGCCACAAGCATCTGGCGGCACCATTACAATTTTCTGTCATGTAGGTATGGGACAAAATCATCTTCAAAACCCCTGCTACGTATTTGTCTATTCATACGCGATAATCTCagaaactaatttttttttgatgaggCAGATTTAGCTGTTGCATAATTTATTAAAGGATAAGTTGAAGTTGATCAGACTGATGCTTTGGTCAATTGAGCCGGTAAGCTTTCCTGCTGCAATTTGAGTTAAGCAGGTACTACAAAATAGAGAACTAAAGTCAGAAAAAATGGTaggtatagaaaaaaaaaaccattttatgtttatttcatttttattaccaaaaaattattaaaaattcaactTAGATCGCTTAGTACTATCGCTAATCTACCTACTAAACTAATCTATCTTGAATCTTCTACCCTTATAACTAAAAACTTATTCAATATGGATGTTGAAATACTGGCAGTGGAAAAATACATTTcttgtttataatattgtacaGAATCATAATTACTATTCAGCTATTCTGCCGTCTTTTGTAAAACGCGGCTAACCATATAAAGTAGTTTGTGACTTAACCGCAAAAAACATGGGAATCatcagttttcaaaaatcccttctgAAAactcaaaaagtatttttttggaGTTAGCcgctttttagaaaaaggaCGACAGTATTGTGTAAACGTGACCAATAAATGTTATACATgggatattattttattgcaaaaatGTATTAGGTATGTTCTTAGTAATTAGATTTGGCTGTATTAATAAgtgataataaaatcattaacaCTTAATTTCATATTAAAGCGTTAGTAAATTGAAAGCAAGGTTACTAGTAGTCATCTAATATAGAGAATGTATTTACAAAATTGCACACTTACATAATCAAACACAAAACTATTCTAATTTATCCGATctatgaagtaggtacctacccaaggAATAATCTAATTtctgtaggtactttaaaaatataattaatcgtGCCGCTATAGTCTACCTCAAACCTACATTTAGATCTTTCTACTGaaagtaaatattttcatacatccACGCATACATGAAAGACGCTTGCCTGACAAAAAGGGTGCGCTTCCACTGAAGCCGAGCGGAGTGGAAATGTGTTTGCTTGTGTAGTTTTGTTGCGTAATGTGCGCGCGTGTTCgatcaatcagattattgatacCCAGATTTGTCTATTTAACATATTATATCTGGTCCACTCCGTTTCAGTGGTAACGTACCCGATAGCCCGGTTTCCACTTAAGGGTGCGTGTCCACTAAAGTGGAGCCGAGATATGTTGAGCAGACAAAACAGATTATTGTTAGATGCCGTTATAATTTTATTCCGTCATCTGACAGAAATTTGATTGGTCTACTCCACTACGCATCTCCactccgctccgcttcagtCGGCATTGACCTAAGTGGagataatctgattggtcagcTGAACTAAATGCTTTCTTACGCTTAAGTGGCTACCGAGTCCCTGATTCTACAATTCACCatcaattttactttttattaatacTTTTTCTATAACAAAACTTACTAAGACTCTCATCTGACAAAATTACTATTGGCtatttaaatacaaaagtgtttCTAGGTCTATTCTGTTCCTCATActttaatcttaaaaaataaatgggaacccacagaattttaaaatcatGAAAACAGTAAATATATACGGAATGACGTAAGATATTTAAAGGCAGCCTTACCTACTTGTACCTTTTTATAACTGAAATTAATACTATCATGTCAATAAATATTAATCTGGGAAATAATAAACGAAAAGGAATTATGTTTATTCACATTCTGGTGGGTTCCTAAGATTCTCTTATATTTATCGGCTGGAatcgatagtataatatttagTCATATATTACGTCAAATTTTAAGTGTCCACTAGCAACACAACTTGCAGAAATTGCTATTATGGTCAATTTTTTCTAGCTGAAACTAAGCCAAAATTGACTAGCTGCGAGTGTTCCCATAGAGCAAGTAATTTGCCAGAGCTAACTTTTGCTAGTTTCATTGCTAGTGGACAGGAACACTTGGCTCTGGTGAGATGTCTAAGgaattaaattatgtactttaTAAAATAATCGATCTTAATCAATACACAAAACGAACACTAACAATTCGAAGCAGTttatgtatataattatatatgtagtatataattatatgatctagatttttattaaaattcgaAGGTAACGCATAAACTTCTTGAATACTCCGAAGTTCTTGTTTACGCAAgtataataaacataaaaccTTCCGCAAAAAATACGCAGGGCGCATGTTCTGCTTCTCTTCTCCGCTGATATCCGATTTAGGGtacgtttccactgaagcggagtaTATAGCATAGCTCCTATGACGTGTTTTTGAatttcgaccaatcagattattgagggATGAGGTCATGTAATTATCacgatacctaataataatctGATCAGTCCATTGAGCACTTTTCGCTCTACTTCAGCGGAATCGCACGATAATGCTAGTTAGATGAAACGCGTTACATCACTCACTCACATCAGGGTTGGCAAATAATAGTTAGAAAAGAGattaaaagccgattcacacca
This genomic window contains:
- the LOC123867020 gene encoding calcium homeostasis endoplasmic reticulum protein isoform X1, with the translated sequence MELPQPPQDQDLRNIIDKLAQFVARNGPEFEKMTKTKQKNNPKFSFLYGGDYFNYYQYKVTTEQAILKQSAGGQAAPAPAGAYTAQNRQYVLPQQASATPAQLGLAASMAAAPALQQWLAAHSAPPARADCDGVAAQIALLREQITQSENNLSAQHTVLIQQQQAKINELVSKAQVETIQIMAEENNISLSELDSILQPIIDTCTKDSISTGKGWILQHATSHDAGKVISQHLLRKVTQPGAPFTQKLHIIYLINDVLHHCARKNAEDLKKNLENVVVPMFCNASIAVTEEQEAKLNKLLRLWESKSNYFDAAVIKKMKSPTSSYQEYQNNLIAQHSNAIAHLTQQTKSTFENYQTQHQAFVAHTMQQIQQMEMQKHALELNNQEQNKESQQQNNVQPQFPNNNFNDQSYQQHTHSGYDQNFNSGHQQYGSESGDNYPSNNSISGNENSYDSQTFDQITSQKTQESTEEPDLSNLPNVNFSQPPPGFEPQEPPLLAFQNGLPDLSKPPPGFLPFPEINIEDLMPSVPYFELPAGLMVPLIMLEDDRYKPLDPAKIRLPPPAAPNERLLAAVDAFYASPNHERPRDNEGWEKLGLYEYYKAKNAARKNKEEAIAQGLRQRSKSPSPIPKDLQKQPTPPGRRYRSLSKSPEKMSPKKSKSRSPSPRRKNTWRRDRDRESKSKGRRRSRSRSRSRSRSRSRERAERHAARDASPPRSRRVERSRSPTPPSFLGGVYAGPSQQTLDSSNKGHQLLQKMGWSAGGLGAAGQGIAEPISGGAVRDKQDQYKGVGVNLNDPYENFRKNKGAAFITRMKERALERST
- the LOC123867020 gene encoding calcium homeostasis endoplasmic reticulum protein isoform X2, encoding MELPQPPQDQDLRNIIDKLAQFVARNGPEFEKMTKTKQKNNPKFSFLYGGDYFNYYQYKVTTEQAILKQSAGGQAAPAPAGAYTAQNRQYVLPQQASATPAQLGLAASMAAAPALQQWLAAHSAPPARADCDGVAAQIALLREQITQSENNLSAQHTVLIQQQQAKINELVSKAQVETIQIMAEENNISLSELDSILQPIIDTCTKDSISTGKGWILQHATSHDAGKVISQHLLRKVTQPGAPFTQKLHIIYLINDVLHHCARKNAEDLKKNLENVVVPMFCNASIAVTEEQEAKLNKLLRLWESKSNYFDAAVIKKMKSPTSSYQEYQNNLIAQHSNAIAHLTQQTKSTFENYQTQHQAFVAHTMQQIQQMEMQKHALELNNQEQNKESQQQNNVQPQFPNNNFNDQSYQQHTHSGYDQNFNSGHQQYGSESGDNYPSNNSISGNENSYDSQTFDQITSQKTQESTEEPDLSNLPNVNFSQPPPGFEPQEPPLLAFQNGLPDLSKPPPGFLPFPEINIEDLMPSVPYFELPAGLMVPLIMLEDDRYKPLDPAKIRLPPPAAPNERLLAAVDAFYASPNHERPRDNEGWEKLGLYEYYKAKNAARKNKEEAIAQGLRQRSKSPSPIPKDLQKQPTPPGRRYRSLSKSPEKMSPKKSKSRSPSPRRKNTWRRDRDRESRRRSRSRSRSRSRSRSRERAERHAARDASPPRSRRVERSRSPTPPSFLGGVYAGPSQQTLDSSNKGHQLLQKMGWSAGGLGAAGQGIAEPISGGAVRDKQDQYKGVGVNLNDPYENFRKNKGAAFITRMKERALERST
- the LOC123867020 gene encoding calcium homeostasis endoplasmic reticulum protein isoform X3; the protein is MAAAPALQQWLAAHSAPPARADCDGVAAQIALLREQITQSENNLSAQHTVLIQQQQAKINELVSKAQVETIQIMAEENNISLSELDSILQPIIDTCTKDSISTGKGWILQHATSHDAGKVISQHLLRKVTQPGAPFTQKLHIIYLINDVLHHCARKNAEDLKKNLENVVVPMFCNASIAVTEEQEAKLNKLLRLWESKSNYFDAAVIKKMKSPTSSYQEYQNNLIAQHSNAIAHLTQQTKSTFENYQTQHQAFVAHTMQQIQQMEMQKHALELNNQEQNKESQQQNNVQPQFPNNNFNDQSYQQHTHSGYDQNFNSGHQQYGSESGDNYPSNNSISGNENSYDSQTFDQITSQKTQESTEEPDLSNLPNVNFSQPPPGFEPQEPPLLAFQNGLPDLSKPPPGFLPFPEINIEDLMPSVPYFELPAGLMVPLIMLEDDRYKPLDPAKIRLPPPAAPNERLLAAVDAFYASPNHERPRDNEGWEKLGLYEYYKAKNAARKNKEEAIAQGLRQRSKSPSPIPKDLQKQPTPPGRRYRSLSKSPEKMSPKKSKSRSPSPRRKNTWRRDRDRESKSKGRRRSRSRSRSRSRSRSRERAERHAARDASPPRSRRVERSRSPTPPSFLGGVYAGPSQQTLDSSNKGHQLLQKMGWSAGGLGAAGQGIAEPISGGAVRDKQDQYKGVGVNLNDPYENFRKNKGAAFITRMKERALERST